One Candidatus Neomarinimicrobiota bacterium DNA segment encodes these proteins:
- the gdhA gene encoding NADP-specific glutamate dehydrogenase, protein MYSSVDDFMETVIAKNPGEKEFHQAVREVVESLWAFLQEHPRYMHSKILERIVEPERVIMFRVPWTNDRGEVEVNRGFRVEFNSAIGPYKGGLRFHPSVNLSILKFLGFEQVFKNSLTTLPMGGGKGGSDFDPKGKSDNEVMRFCQSFMTELQRHIGPDTDVPAGDIGVGGREIGFLFGQYKRLRNEFTGVLTGKALNWGGSLIRPEATGFGTVYFAQEMLKTRDESLEGKTVAVSGSGNVAQYATEKVIDFGGKVVTLSDSNGSIYDPDGIDGEKLEYVMHLKNVERGRIKDYAEKYGVEYWENERPWKTKCDVALPCATQNEINGADAKMLIDNGCICVAEGANMPSEPAAIDTYLEHKILYGPGKAANAGGVSVSGLEMSQNSMRISWTREEVDSKLHRIMRDIHDQCVKYGRESEDYVNYFRGSNIGGFIKVADSMLDQGVV, encoded by the coding sequence ATGTATTCATCAGTTGACGACTTTATGGAGACCGTGATTGCAAAGAATCCCGGCGAAAAGGAGTTTCACCAGGCGGTCAGAGAAGTTGTGGAATCACTCTGGGCATTTTTACAGGAGCATCCCCGGTATATGCACTCCAAAATTCTTGAGCGGATCGTTGAGCCGGAACGCGTGATCATGTTTCGCGTCCCGTGGACCAACGATCGCGGCGAAGTGGAAGTGAATCGTGGGTTCCGCGTCGAATTTAACTCGGCTATCGGCCCATACAAGGGCGGGCTCCGGTTTCATCCGTCGGTCAACCTGAGCATCCTAAAATTTCTCGGCTTCGAACAGGTGTTTAAAAACAGTTTAACCACGCTCCCCATGGGTGGCGGCAAAGGTGGATCCGACTTCGACCCCAAAGGAAAATCGGACAACGAGGTCATGCGCTTCTGTCAGTCATTTATGACCGAACTCCAACGCCACATCGGCCCGGATACGGACGTACCAGCCGGCGATATCGGCGTAGGCGGACGCGAGATCGGCTTCCTGTTCGGTCAATACAAACGCCTTCGCAACGAATTCACCGGGGTTCTCACCGGGAAGGCATTAAACTGGGGTGGCAGCCTGATCCGACCTGAAGCTACAGGCTTCGGTACCGTCTACTTCGCCCAAGAGATGCTAAAAACGCGGGATGAATCCCTGGAGGGTAAAACCGTGGCCGTCTCCGGTTCGGGTAACGTGGCCCAATATGCCACGGAAAAGGTCATCGATTTCGGCGGCAAGGTCGTGACGCTTTCGGATTCAAACGGCAGTATCTATGATCCGGATGGCATTGACGGTGAAAAACTGGAATATGTGATGCATCTGAAAAACGTGGAACGTGGTCGCATCAAAGACTACGCCGAAAAATACGGTGTGGAGTACTGGGAGAACGAGCGTCCATGGAAGACAAAATGCGACGTGGCTCTCCCTTGTGCCACGCAGAACGAAATCAATGGCGCCGATGCCAAAATGTTAATTGATAACGGCTGCATCTGCGTCGCAGAAGGCGCAAACATGCCGTCCGAACCGGCCGCTATCGACACCTACCTCGAACACAAGATCCTCTACGGCCCGGGCAAAGCAGCGAACGCCGGCGGCGTCTCGGTTTCGGGACTGGAGATGAGCCAGAACAGTATGCGCATCTCCTGGACACGAGAGGAAGTAGATTCCAAACTACACCGAATTATGCGGGACATCCATGATCAGTGCGTGAAATACGGCCGGGAAAGCGAAGACTACGTGAACTACTTCCGCGGCTCCAACATCGGCGGCTTCATCAAAGTCGCGGACTCGATGCTGGATCAGGGAGTAGTGTAG